The Deltaproteobacteria bacterium genome window below encodes:
- a CDS encoding UbiD family decarboxylase, with translation MSTVANMEARLPYHDLREWMARADALGELRTVTGASWEEDIGLAADAVIRVDDGPAVLFDEVPGCPRGFRVLINTFAGKRRNMTLGFPEHLTKQELSQAFFDHYIKVQRRLPHVVVDDGPVFENILTGDDIDVMKFPTPKWHRDDGGRYIGTGCFCVTIDPEERWINVGTYRAMVQGPKSVSLLFVPGKHAYMHRKKYFDKGQPMPVALVVGSDPMSFFVGGTEFPYGVCEFDVVGGLRGTPVEVVRGQVTGLPIPANAEIVLEGFLTEDERAVEGPFGEWTGYYAGGASAQPTLDIRAIYHRNDPIILGVPPLGAGSDEMARYRAIMRSAMLKHELANAGVPDVTQVWCHEVGASRLLHGIGIKQRYPGHARQAGVLASSCGSVVYGCKFVIVVDDDVDVSNLDELVWAMLTRTDPETSIEILRKMRTSPADPRVTPDQRKVQDLTNSRVVVDACRPYEWFDRYPKVNAPGPDVVRKAREKFGYLLD, from the coding sequence ATGTCCACGGTCGCCAACATGGAAGCCAGACTCCCTTACCACGATCTTCGCGAATGGATGGCCCGGGCCGACGCCCTGGGCGAGCTCCGCACCGTCACCGGGGCGAGCTGGGAAGAGGACATCGGCCTCGCCGCCGACGCGGTCATCCGCGTCGACGACGGCCCTGCCGTGCTCTTCGACGAGGTCCCCGGCTGTCCCAGGGGTTTCCGGGTCCTGATCAACACCTTCGCCGGCAAGCGCCGGAACATGACGCTGGGATTCCCCGAGCACCTCACCAAGCAGGAGCTCAGCCAGGCCTTCTTCGACCACTACATCAAGGTGCAGCGGCGATTGCCCCACGTGGTGGTGGACGACGGGCCGGTGTTCGAGAACATCCTCACCGGCGACGACATCGACGTCATGAAGTTCCCCACCCCCAAGTGGCACCGGGACGACGGCGGGCGCTACATCGGCACCGGCTGCTTCTGCGTCACCATCGACCCGGAGGAACGCTGGATCAACGTCGGCACCTACCGCGCCATGGTGCAGGGCCCGAAGTCGGTGAGCCTGCTGTTCGTGCCGGGCAAGCACGCCTACATGCACCGCAAGAAGTACTTCGACAAGGGCCAGCCCATGCCCGTCGCCCTGGTGGTGGGCAGCGACCCCATGTCGTTCTTCGTGGGGGGCACGGAGTTCCCCTACGGCGTGTGCGAGTTCGACGTGGTCGGCGGGCTGCGCGGCACCCCCGTGGAAGTGGTGCGCGGCCAGGTCACCGGACTGCCTATCCCCGCCAACGCGGAGATCGTGCTGGAAGGGTTCCTGACCGAGGACGAACGCGCGGTGGAAGGGCCGTTCGGGGAATGGACCGGCTACTATGCCGGCGGCGCCAGCGCGCAGCCCACCCTGGACATCCGCGCCATCTACCACCGCAACGATCCCATCATCCTGGGGGTGCCGCCGCTGGGCGCGGGGTCCGACGAGATGGCCCGCTACCGGGCCATCATGCGCTCGGCCATGCTCAAGCACGAGCTGGCCAACGCCGGCGTGCCCGACGTCACCCAAGTGTGGTGCCACGAGGTCGGCGCCTCGCGCCTGCTGCACGGCATCGGCATCAAGCAGCGCTACCCCGGCCACGCCAGGCAGGCGGGGGTGCTCGCGTCGTCCTGCGGCTCGGTGGTGTACGGCTGCAAGTTCGTCATCGTGGTGGACGACGACGTCGACGTGTCCAACCTGGACGAGCTGGTCTGGGCCATGCTCACCCGCACCGATCCCGAGACCTCCATCGAGATCCTGCGCAAGATGCGCACGTCCCCCGCCGACCCGCGGGTGACGCCGGATCAGCGCAAGGTACAGGACCTCACCAACTCCCGCGTGGTGGTGGACGCCTGCCGTCCCTACGAGTGGTTCGACAGGTACCCCAAGGTGAACGCGCCCGGCCCGGACGTGGTGCGCAAGGCGCGCGAGAAGTTCGGCTACCTGCTGGACTGA
- a CDS encoding TIGR00725 family protein, producing MTPGAARFAQAALVGDSDASYDNLALAEQAGEMLARRGITLITGGRGGVMEAAARGAAGAGGLTVGIMPGTDARSANPWCDVVIPTGLGHARNVLTALAGDFIVAVGGGAGTLSELCFGWIHARPIYVLGGSGGWSDRLAGGALDHRASSVIVPCDGIETLEREVARFCAAKGLRLRDPGAK from the coding sequence GTGACGCCCGGTGCCGCACGCTTCGCCCAAGCCGCGCTGGTAGGGGACTCGGACGCATCCTACGACAACCTGGCGCTGGCCGAGCAGGCCGGCGAGATGCTGGCCCGTCGCGGCATCACCCTGATCACCGGCGGCCGCGGCGGCGTCATGGAAGCGGCCGCCCGCGGCGCCGCCGGAGCAGGCGGCCTCACCGTGGGGATCATGCCCGGCACCGACGCACGCTCGGCCAACCCCTGGTGCGATGTCGTCATCCCCACCGGCCTGGGCCACGCGCGCAACGTGCTCACGGCGCTGGCCGGCGACTTCATCGTGGCCGTGGGCGGCGGCGCAGGCACCCTTTCCGAGTTGTGCTTCGGCTGGATCCACGCCCGGCCCATCTACGTCCTGGGGGGATCGGGCGGTTGGTCCGACCGCCTTGCCGGCGGCGCGCTGGACCACCGCGCGTCCTCGGTGATCGTTCCCTGCGACGGCATTGAGACGCTGGAACGCGAAGTGGCGCGTTTTTGCGCCGCGAAGGGGCTGCGCCTTCGGGATCCGGGCGCGAAGTGA
- a CDS encoding AI-2E family transporter: MNPRSQALFWLLVLAATLLLVWLLSAILFPFVLGIALAYALDPAATALERRGCSRTAATVLIGAGFFGCGMVLLLLLIPPVAGQAADLLQRLPGLVARLIEAVGPLLTRALNAIGADQPEGLHQTMAGNLQRMAALGLALLKGVLGGGAAVVNVATLLTITPLTTFYVLRQWPGIVQTVDDWLPRDHADAVRGIMRNIDVVLKGFLHGSVIVCGALAAFYGVALSLAGLDYGLTIGLVTGALSFIPYVGTLFGLISSVGVALLQFWPEWVRIAVVLGIFLAGQILADYVLTPRVMGSRISVHPLWLIFGLLAGGALFGFVGMLLSIPATAAIGVLARFFIERYKESSLYRGAGDT, encoded by the coding sequence ATGAACCCTCGCTCACAAGCCCTGTTCTGGCTGCTGGTGCTGGCGGCGACGCTGCTGCTGGTCTGGCTCCTGAGCGCCATCCTGTTCCCCTTCGTGCTGGGCATCGCCCTCGCCTACGCCCTGGACCCGGCCGCCACCGCGCTGGAGCGGCGGGGATGCTCCCGCACCGCGGCCACGGTGCTCATCGGCGCCGGCTTCTTCGGCTGCGGCATGGTGCTGTTGCTGCTGCTGATCCCGCCGGTGGCGGGGCAGGCCGCGGACCTGCTTCAGCGGCTTCCCGGCCTCGTCGCGCGCCTCATCGAGGCCGTCGGCCCTCTCCTCACCCGGGCGCTCAACGCCATCGGCGCCGACCAGCCCGAAGGCCTGCACCAGACCATGGCCGGGAACCTGCAGCGCATGGCCGCCTTGGGGCTCGCGCTGCTCAAGGGCGTTCTTGGGGGCGGCGCCGCGGTCGTCAACGTCGCCACCCTCCTGACCATCACCCCCCTCACCACCTTCTACGTGCTGCGGCAGTGGCCCGGCATCGTCCAGACCGTGGACGACTGGCTGCCCCGCGACCATGCCGACGCGGTGCGCGGCATCATGCGCAACATCGACGTGGTGCTCAAGGGGTTCCTCCACGGCTCGGTCATCGTCTGCGGCGCGCTGGCCGCCTTCTACGGCGTCGCCCTTTCGCTCGCGGGCCTCGACTACGGCCTCACCATCGGACTCGTCACCGGCGCCCTGTCGTTCATCCCCTACGTGGGAACTCTCTTCGGGCTGATTTCGTCGGTGGGAGTCGCCCTGTTGCAGTTCTGGCCGGAGTGGGTCCGCATCGCCGTAGTTCTGGGGATCTTTCTCGCGGGTCAGATCCTGGCCGACTACGTGCTGACCCCGCGAGTCATGGGCAGCCGCATCTCCGTGCATCCCCTGTGGCTGATCTTCGGCCTGCTCGCCGGCGGCGCCCTCTTCGGCTTCGTGGGCATGCTGCTGTCAATACCGGCCACCGCCGCCATCGGAGTCCTCGCCCGCTTCTTCATCGAGCGCTACAAGGAGTCTTCGTTGTATCGGGGCGCTGGGGACACCTGA
- a CDS encoding ABC transporter permease has protein sequence MTLSWRHALSVWRRNATMYRRTWRWNILPNFFEPVLYLVSLGVGLGAYITTMGGTSYIEFLAPGLVCVAAMNGASFEVTYNVYVRMNIEKAYDAMLTTPIQPVDVVAGELLWAMTRSCMYGLCFALVVAVAGLAPLPQALWVLAVIPLTGLLFSAIGLAFTLRIGTMELYSFYFTLFLTPLFLFSSVFFPLEERLSASWLWVAECLPLLHPVRLARAAFHGQPSATLIWDVAYILVLSGALIAWATHLMRRKLTQ, from the coding sequence GTGACCCTGTCCTGGCGGCACGCCCTGTCGGTGTGGCGGCGCAACGCCACCATGTACCGCCGCACCTGGAGATGGAACATCCTGCCGAACTTCTTCGAGCCGGTGCTCTACCTCGTCTCTCTGGGCGTGGGCCTGGGCGCCTACATCACCACCATGGGCGGCACCTCCTACATCGAGTTCCTCGCTCCGGGGCTCGTGTGCGTGGCTGCCATGAACGGCGCGAGCTTCGAGGTGACCTACAACGTCTACGTGCGCATGAACATCGAGAAGGCCTACGACGCCATGCTCACCACCCCGATCCAGCCCGTGGACGTGGTCGCCGGCGAGCTGCTGTGGGCCATGACCCGGTCGTGCATGTACGGACTGTGCTTCGCGCTCGTGGTGGCCGTGGCCGGGCTCGCGCCGCTGCCGCAGGCCCTGTGGGTGCTGGCGGTGATACCGCTCACGGGCCTGCTCTTCTCCGCCATCGGGCTGGCCTTCACCCTGCGCATCGGCACCATGGAACTCTACAGCTTCTACTTCACCCTGTTCCTGACGCCGCTGTTCCTCTTCTCATCGGTCTTCTTCCCGTTGGAGGAACGCCTGTCCGCGTCCTGGCTATGGGTGGCCGAATGCCTGCCGCTGCTCCATCCCGTGCGGCTCGCCCGCGCCGCGTTCCACGGCCAGCCCTCCGCCACGCTCATCTGGGACGTGGCCTACATCCTGGTTCTCTCCGGCGCGCTGATCGCCTGGGCGACCCACCTCATGCGGCGCAAGCTGACCCAGTGA
- a CDS encoding ABC transporter ATP-binding protein, translated as MIVHLSGVTKRFGERVAVDDLTLNVPAGVCFGLLGPNGAGKTTTLRMIYGVTLPTSGEVRVFGMDAARHVRAVRRRLGVTLQQNVFIETISPRANLTVFGRYHLMDGADLARRVEELLDFLELRSHADVPVNKLSGGYQRRLAVALSLMNRPELLILDEPTTGLDPAVRLALWSRVRELRRGGTTVLLTTHYMDEAQRLCDVVAIMSAGDVIAQGAPEALIERYLAQETVELDATPEEEHALLRGLEESPPRYRAGNRTMLYTDEAGPLLERIRKRPGFDDRAMVARPTNLEDVFLSLTGTRLEDDR; from the coding sequence GTGATCGTTCATCTCTCCGGCGTCACCAAGCGCTTCGGCGAGCGGGTGGCGGTGGACGATCTGACCCTGAACGTGCCCGCGGGGGTCTGCTTCGGACTGCTGGGTCCCAACGGGGCGGGCAAGACCACGACGCTCCGGATGATCTACGGCGTCACCTTGCCCACGAGCGGGGAAGTGCGCGTCTTCGGCATGGACGCGGCGCGCCACGTGCGCGCGGTGCGGCGGCGGTTGGGCGTGACGCTCCAGCAGAACGTCTTCATCGAGACCATCTCGCCGCGCGCCAACCTCACCGTGTTCGGCCGCTACCACCTCATGGACGGCGCGGACCTGGCACGCCGGGTGGAAGAGCTTCTCGACTTCCTGGAGCTGCGCTCCCACGCGGACGTGCCGGTGAACAAGCTGTCCGGCGGCTATCAGCGCCGGTTGGCCGTGGCCCTCTCGCTGATGAACCGGCCGGAGCTGCTGATCCTCGACGAGCCTACCACCGGACTCGACCCGGCCGTACGGCTGGCGCTGTGGTCGCGGGTGCGCGAGCTGCGCCGGGGCGGCACCACCGTGCTCCTGACCACCCACTACATGGACGAGGCCCAGCGGCTGTGCGACGTCGTCGCCATCATGTCCGCCGGCGACGTCATCGCCCAGGGCGCGCCCGAAGCGCTCATCGAGCGCTACCTGGCGCAGGAGACCGTGGAGCTCGACGCCACCCCCGAGGAGGAGCACGCCCTCCTGCGCGGCCTCGAAGAGAGCCCGCCACGCTACCGCGCGGGCAACCGCACCATGCTCTACACGGACGAGGCCGGCCCGTTGCTGGAGCGTATCCGCAAGCGCCCGGGGTTCGACGACCGGGCGATGGTGGCACGTCCCACGAACCTGGAGGACGTCTTCCTCTCCCTCACCGGCACGCGCCTCGAGGACGACCGGTGA
- a CDS encoding amidohydrolase family protein, with protein sequence MSEISVVDADGHLIESIPEMAEYMVPDAKEYALHPPRNRAGVFPSIDGMHYPETEEMTAQSRVHPVRASDERTGSGEDIFEFVKKAELTDSVLYATEGLSLGFIQQPSYAVKVCRAYNDYVTERYRGVSKRLHPIALLPMQDPKAAAAELRRCVKELGLLGGMLPSTGLGLHLGHEFYAPVYEEAAELGCALGIHGGSNRGVGLDSFSSRLGSRLLHHPVPLMIALVSFIYHGWFDRYPTLKVAFLEGGCAWLTCIADRMERDAELEGLSCKPLPEYIAGGQILIGCEGNDASLPYLARRVGIEPFAYSSDYPHEVDLPAARKMIEETRDHAELSEGDKVAVLGDNARRFYGLH encoded by the coding sequence ATGAGCGAGATTTCCGTTGTCGATGCCGACGGCCACCTGATCGAGTCCATACCCGAGATGGCCGAGTACATGGTGCCGGATGCCAAGGAGTACGCGCTGCATCCGCCGCGCAACCGCGCGGGTGTGTTCCCGTCCATCGACGGCATGCACTACCCCGAGACCGAGGAGATGACCGCGCAGAGCCGCGTCCACCCGGTGCGCGCCAGCGACGAACGCACGGGCTCGGGCGAGGACATCTTCGAGTTCGTCAAGAAGGCGGAGCTCACCGACTCGGTCCTCTACGCCACCGAGGGGCTGTCCCTGGGATTCATCCAGCAGCCGAGCTACGCGGTCAAGGTGTGCCGCGCCTACAACGACTACGTGACGGAGCGATACCGCGGCGTCAGCAAGCGGCTGCATCCCATCGCGCTGCTGCCCATGCAGGATCCCAAGGCCGCGGCCGCGGAGCTGCGCCGGTGCGTGAAGGAGTTGGGGCTCTTGGGCGGCATGCTTCCCTCCACCGGCCTGGGACTGCATCTCGGCCACGAGTTCTACGCGCCCGTGTACGAAGAGGCGGCGGAGCTGGGGTGCGCGCTGGGCATCCACGGAGGCTCCAACCGCGGCGTGGGCCTGGATTCGTTCAGCAGCCGGCTGGGCTCCCGGCTGTTGCATCACCCGGTGCCGCTGATGATCGCGCTGGTGTCGTTCATCTACCACGGCTGGTTCGACCGCTACCCGACCCTCAAGGTGGCGTTCCTGGAGGGCGGATGCGCCTGGCTCACCTGCATCGCCGACCGCATGGAGCGGGACGCGGAGCTGGAAGGGCTGTCGTGCAAGCCGCTGCCCGAATACATCGCGGGCGGGCAGATCCTCATCGGCTGCGAAGGCAACGACGCGAGCCTGCCGTACCTGGCCCGGCGCGTGGGCATCGAGCCCTTCGCGTACTCCTCGGACTATCCCCACGAGGTGGACCTGCCCGCGGCGCGGAAGATGATCGAGGAGACGCGCGACCACGCGGAGCTGTCGGAAGGGGACAAGGTCGCCGTCCTTGGGGACAACGCGCGCCGCTTCTACGGCCTCCACTGA
- a CDS encoding MFS transporter: MKTLEQIRGLAAQVGRERLRFLGFITLAHLAIHWFMQLITMLLPTLKAGMGLNDVQVGGLSSMRMFGQAALDVPSGIIADTWVRLRGLIVTSSLVCMGLCYWVLGALPGYGWALFAVALLATGTTLFHPASVASLSNRFPESRGTAVALYGMGATLGNTVTYLTVGFLLASFSWQALAESQLLVALACAGLVWLYGARMFEGDEVPTKKPRPFQELKVLARNPAILVVTLVRSFNQMARQVAITFLPIYIVEHLGLSNPEMGIYLTPMAVSGLIAQPIMGVLSDRLGRKVVLAPSLAALGLTYFLLRWAAPGLALGAVVFAMGFLFYTVANVTTTVALDVADKESQASSFGLVSLGTHILVVPAPTLAGYLSERFGIMAAFFFPGVCLLVGACMVIPLRLRRD, from the coding sequence ATGAAGACGCTTGAGCAGATTCGCGGTCTGGCCGCGCAAGTGGGCCGGGAACGCCTCCGGTTCCTGGGCTTCATCACCCTGGCGCACCTCGCCATCCACTGGTTCATGCAGCTCATCACCATGCTCCTTCCCACCCTCAAGGCGGGCATGGGGCTCAACGACGTTCAGGTGGGCGGCCTGTCCTCCATGCGCATGTTCGGTCAGGCTGCCCTGGACGTTCCGTCCGGCATCATCGCCGACACCTGGGTGCGCCTGCGCGGGCTCATCGTGACTTCCTCGCTGGTGTGCATGGGGCTCTGCTACTGGGTGCTGGGGGCGTTGCCCGGGTATGGCTGGGCGCTGTTCGCCGTGGCGCTCCTGGCCACCGGCACCACGCTGTTTCATCCTGCGTCCGTGGCCTCGCTGTCGAACCGTTTCCCGGAGAGCCGGGGCACGGCCGTGGCGCTCTACGGCATGGGCGCCACCCTGGGCAACACCGTCACCTACCTGACCGTCGGCTTCCTGCTGGCCAGCTTCTCGTGGCAGGCCCTGGCGGAAAGCCAGCTCCTGGTGGCGCTGGCGTGCGCCGGCCTGGTGTGGCTGTACGGCGCGCGCATGTTCGAGGGCGACGAGGTTCCGACGAAGAAGCCCAGGCCGTTCCAGGAGCTCAAGGTGCTGGCGCGGAACCCCGCGATCCTGGTGGTGACGCTGGTGCGAAGCTTCAATCAGATGGCGCGCCAGGTGGCGATCACCTTCCTGCCCATCTACATCGTCGAGCACCTGGGCCTGTCCAACCCCGAGATGGGCATTTACCTGACGCCGATGGCGGTGTCGGGCCTGATCGCCCAGCCTATAATGGGAGTGCTGTCAGACCGGCTGGGCCGCAAGGTGGTTCTGGCGCCTTCGCTGGCGGCCCTTGGGCTTACCTATTTCCTGCTGCGATGGGCCGCCCCGGGCCTGGCCCTGGGGGCCGTCGTCTTCGCCATGGGATTTCTGTTCTACACGGTGGCCAACGTGACCACGACGGTCGCGCTGGACGTGGCCGACAAGGAGAGTCAGGCATCGTCCTTCGGACTGGTGTCCCTGGGCACACACATTCTCGTGGTTCCGGCGCCCACGCTGGCGGGATATCTCAGCGAGCGTTTCGGCATCATGGCCGCCTTTTTCTTCCCCGGCGTCTGCCTGCTCGTGGGCGCGTGCATGGTCATTCCCCTGCGGCTGCGCAGGGATTGA
- a CDS encoding nicotinate phosphoribosyltransferase, whose product MHTLEQLYANSLALLTDLYQLTMAYAYWKSGTDTKEAVFHLSFRENPYQGGFAVGCGLGHVVGVLTRFGFDASDLEYLSGLRGNDGERMFEDAFLDYLREARFVCDVDAVPEGTVVFPHEPLVRVRGPILQCQILETVLLNILCFQTLIATKAARVCQSARGESVLEFGLRRAQGFDGALAASRAAYVGGCAGTSNALAGKLFDIPVKGTHAHSWVLSFNDEMEAFETYADAMPNNCLLLVDTFDSLNGVRKAVEIGRKLRQRGHEMVGIRLDSGDLAFLSIEARRILDEAGFPEAVIVGSNDLDEHLIASLKEEGARINVWGVGTRLATAFDQPALGGVYKLSCVRSAGNGNEWVNKVKLSEQAVKVSTPGILQTRRFRQGDRYVADAIYDENLGIADGCTIVDPMNMTRRKHIAAGTECQDLLVPVFRGGELVYDVPSVHAAKEKTQAELSCFHNSIKRRVNPHEYPVGLEARLHEMKTRLVLQARGDNGLAGR is encoded by the coding sequence ATGCACACGCTCGAACAGCTCTACGCCAATTCGCTCGCGCTCCTCACGGACCTCTACCAGCTCACCATGGCTTACGCCTACTGGAAGTCCGGGACCGACACGAAGGAAGCGGTGTTTCACCTCTCGTTCCGCGAGAACCCCTACCAGGGAGGCTTTGCCGTGGGTTGCGGCCTTGGGCACGTGGTGGGGGTGCTCACCCGTTTCGGGTTCGACGCCAGCGACCTCGAATATCTGTCGGGGCTGCGCGGCAACGACGGCGAGCGCATGTTCGAGGACGCCTTCCTGGACTACCTGCGGGAGGCCCGCTTCGTCTGCGACGTGGACGCGGTGCCGGAGGGAACGGTGGTGTTCCCTCACGAGCCCCTGGTGCGGGTGCGCGGCCCCATCCTGCAATGCCAGATCCTGGAGACGGTGCTGCTCAACATCCTCTGCTTCCAGACGCTCATCGCCACCAAGGCGGCGCGGGTGTGCCAGTCGGCGCGCGGGGAGTCCGTGCTGGAGTTCGGGCTCCGGCGCGCCCAGGGTTTCGACGGCGCCCTGGCGGCGAGCCGGGCGGCCTACGTGGGCGGGTGCGCGGGAACCTCCAACGCCCTGGCCGGCAAGCTCTTCGACATTCCGGTCAAGGGCACCCACGCACACAGTTGGGTGCTGTCGTTCAATGACGAGATGGAGGCCTTCGAGACCTACGCCGACGCCATGCCCAACAACTGCCTGCTGCTGGTGGACACGTTCGACAGCCTGAACGGGGTGCGCAAGGCCGTGGAGATCGGCCGCAAGCTGCGGCAGCGCGGCCACGAGATGGTGGGCATCCGGCTGGACTCGGGCGATCTGGCGTTCCTCAGCATCGAGGCGCGCCGCATCCTGGACGAGGCCGGTTTCCCCGAAGCGGTCATCGTCGGCAGCAACGACCTGGACGAGCACCTGATCGCGTCCCTCAAGGAGGAGGGCGCGCGCATCAACGTCTGGGGGGTGGGCACCCGGCTCGCCACGGCCTTCGACCAGCCCGCCCTCGGCGGCGTCTACAAGCTGTCGTGCGTCCGTTCCGCGGGCAACGGCAACGAATGGGTCAACAAGGTGAAGCTGTCCGAGCAGGCCGTCAAGGTGTCGACGCCCGGCATCCTCCAGACGCGGCGTTTTCGCCAGGGCGACCGGTACGTGGCGGATGCCATCTACGACGAGAACCTGGGCATCGCCGACGGCTGCACCATCGTCGACCCCATGAACATGACTCGCAGGAAACACATCGCCGCCGGCACCGAGTGCCAGGACCTGCTGGTGCCGGTGTTCCGCGGCGGCGAGCTGGTGTACGACGTACCCTCGGTGCACGCGGCCAAGGAGAAGACCCAGGCCGAGCTGTCGTGTTTCCATAACAGCATCAAGCGCCGGGTCAACCCGCACGAGTATCCCGTCGGGCTGGAGGCGCGACTCCACGAGATGAAGACCAGGCTCGTGCTCCAGGCCCGCGGCGACAACGGACTGGCCGGCCGGTGA
- a CDS encoding aldolase, giving the protein MAQPEETRLYDREAARQARVDLAAAYRLAVRFGFHEAIDNHFSLLLPGQDALMLLNPYPLHWTEVTAGNLLLADFEGNRLEGEHEVEPTALHIHAPLHQANPRGFRCVLHTHMPYASAIACRQGGRLEMVHQVSSRFDGDVAYLEDYNGLVLDRTEGNRIARVMGDKNVLFMANHGVITAGRTVAEAFDRLYFLERACKVQVLAEMGGHPLQRITHETAELLRRQRGEGENPAAELHFAALKRILDREEPDYAD; this is encoded by the coding sequence GTGGCGCAGCCTGAAGAAACACGGTTGTACGACCGGGAGGCGGCGCGGCAGGCGCGGGTGGATCTCGCCGCCGCCTACCGGCTCGCGGTGCGGTTCGGCTTTCACGAGGCCATCGACAACCACTTCAGCCTGCTCCTGCCCGGCCAGGACGCGCTGATGCTGTTGAACCCCTATCCGTTGCACTGGACGGAAGTGACGGCCGGGAACCTCCTGCTGGCGGATTTCGAGGGGAACCGCCTGGAAGGCGAACACGAGGTGGAGCCCACCGCGCTGCACATCCACGCGCCGCTGCACCAAGCCAACCCGCGCGGGTTCCGCTGCGTGCTGCACACCCATATGCCCTACGCCAGCGCCATCGCCTGCCGGCAGGGCGGACGCCTGGAGATGGTGCACCAGGTGAGCAGCCGGTTCGACGGCGACGTCGCCTACCTCGAAGACTACAACGGACTCGTCCTCGACCGCACGGAAGGGAACCGCATCGCGCGGGTGATGGGCGACAAGAACGTGCTCTTCATGGCCAACCACGGCGTCATCACCGCCGGCAGAACCGTCGCGGAAGCCTTCGACCGGCTCTATTTCCTGGAACGCGCCTGCAAGGTGCAGGTGCTGGCGGAGATGGGCGGACACCCGCTCCAGCGCATCACGCACGAGACCGCCGAGCTGCTGCGGCGCCAGCGGGGTGAAGGCGAGAACCCCGCGGCCGAGCTGCACTTCGCCGCCCTGAAACGCATTCTCGACCGGGAAGAGCCCGACTACGCGGACTGA
- the tatC gene encoding twin-arginine translocase subunit TatC — protein sequence MTDDPILPKFVHQMERIRSCVAWSLAAVFVPFVVGFLLAPQLFEVLVEPLKSRLQPGQSLIGTGVAEVFFVEIKVAFLAGVLAGSPVIFLQSWRMVAPAFGAEGKTRYMVGFVSATTVFFLSGALFCYQAVLPVAFLYFLDQYGSLQVNPEIRVSEYFSFFFRIVVAFGVTFQLPVFSFFLARAGIWNHRFLWHHFRYAVLVMFVLAAVLTPPDVVSQVLLAGPLIALYLLSIGVAYIFGRKP from the coding sequence ATGACCGACGATCCGATCCTGCCCAAGTTCGTCCACCAGATGGAGCGGATACGTTCGTGTGTCGCATGGTCACTGGCCGCCGTGTTCGTTCCGTTCGTCGTGGGCTTTCTGCTTGCGCCGCAACTCTTCGAAGTCCTGGTAGAACCCCTCAAGAGCCGGCTTCAACCCGGGCAGAGCCTCATCGGCACGGGCGTGGCGGAGGTCTTCTTCGTCGAGATCAAGGTGGCGTTCCTCGCCGGAGTGCTCGCCGGGAGCCCGGTCATCTTCCTCCAGTCGTGGCGCATGGTGGCGCCGGCGTTCGGCGCCGAGGGGAAGACCCGATACATGGTGGGTTTCGTCAGCGCCACCACTGTCTTCTTCCTTTCCGGCGCGCTCTTCTGCTACCAGGCCGTCCTGCCGGTGGCGTTTCTGTATTTCCTCGACCAGTACGGGTCGCTGCAGGTCAACCCGGAGATCCGCGTCTCCGAGTATTTCTCCTTCTTCTTCCGCATCGTCGTCGCCTTCGGGGTGACCTTCCAACTGCCGGTGTTCTCGTTCTTCCTGGCGCGCGCGGGCATCTGGAACCACCGCTTCCTGTGGCACCATTTCCGCTACGCCGTTCTGGTGATGTTCGTGCTCGCGGCGGTATTGACGCCGCCGGACGTGGTCTCGCAGGTGCTCCTGGCGGGGCCGCTCATCGCCCTTTACCTCCTGAGCATCGGCGTGGCGTATATCTTCGGGCGCAAGCCGTAG
- a CDS encoding alanine-zipper protein has product MKLSTKFASLAGKSAVALAAVALLGTGCIPEHEHPDYKVNVQAVESATKKAEAAGSGANAAADKASAAAKQAEAAAAKAGEAAARAEAAAERAERAAAKAEAAFEKSMKK; this is encoded by the coding sequence GTGAAGCTTTCAACGAAATTCGCCAGCTTGGCCGGAAAATCGGCCGTCGCATTGGCCGCCGTGGCGCTGCTCGGCACCGGCTGTATTCCCGAGCACGAGCATCCGGACTACAAGGTGAACGTCCAGGCGGTGGAGAGCGCGACCAAGAAGGCGGAAGCCGCGGGCTCGGGCGCGAACGCTGCCGCCGACAAGGCCTCGGCCGCTGCCAAGCAGGCTGAAGCCGCCGCCGCAAAGGCCGGCGAGGCCGCCGCTCGGGCCGAAGCCGCGGCGGAACGCGCCGAGCGCGCTGCCGCGAAGGCGGAAGCTGCGTTCGAAAAGTCCATGAAGAAGTAA